A stretch of the Poseidonibacter parvus genome encodes the following:
- a CDS encoding AEC family transporter: MLDPVLPIAIYLLLGYLFKIIYHDNSKQLIEFVIYFSLPAIVFSKIYPLTLDAKIFGLIIMFIGFILFNLALAYFIGRMMKLNKLLLATFMIMATFGNTSFIGFSYIDAFYGQDFIVYGLIYDLFGSFLLLVSLGMFIITWGSGRKNDTKSIFKSVFLFPPSLMFFITILAKNFEVPNFMLLTSQTLGATLVPIAMIAIGMKLELKHIFVKFHIVSMAMILKMVIVPIIILIGFQIFYGINETWVKVTIIEVAMPPMTMATVLAIKGGLDEKVAINSLVLGVLLSLFTITAYTTYLG; this comes from the coding sequence ATGTTAGATCCAGTTTTACCAATTGCTATATATCTTTTATTAGGATATTTATTCAAAATTATATATCATGATAATTCAAAACAATTAATTGAATTTGTAATATATTTTTCACTTCCTGCAATTGTATTTTCCAAAATATATCCATTAACTTTAGATGCAAAAATATTTGGTCTTATTATTATGTTTATTGGATTTATACTTTTTAACTTAGCACTTGCATATTTCATTGGTAGAATGATGAAATTAAATAAACTTTTACTTGCTACGTTTATGATTATGGCTACTTTCGGAAATACATCTTTTATTGGTTTTTCTTATATTGATGCCTTTTATGGACAAGACTTTATTGTTTATGGATTAATTTATGATTTATTTGGTTCTTTTTTACTTTTAGTTTCTTTGGGTATGTTTATAATTACTTGGGGAAGTGGAAGAAAAAACGATACAAAATCTATATTTAAAAGTGTATTTTTATTTCCACCAAGTTTAATGTTTTTTATTACAATACTTGCTAAAAACTTTGAAGTTCCAAATTTTATGCTTTTAACAAGCCAAACATTAGGAGCAACTTTAGTTCCAATTGCTATGATTGCAATTGGTATGAAACTTGAACTTAAACATATTTTTGTCAAATTTCATATAGTTTCAATGGCTATGATTTTAAAAATGGTGATTGTTCCAATTATTATACTAATTGGGTTTCAGATTTTTTATGGTATTAATGAAACTTGGGTTAAAGTTACAATAATTGAAGTTGCAATGCCACCAATGACTATGGCAACTGTTTTAGCAATTAAAGGTGGATTAGATGAGAAAGTTGCAATTAACTCCTTAGTACTTGGAGTTTTATTAAGTTTATTTACAATTACAGCATATACAACTTATTTAGGCTAA
- a CDS encoding GAF domain-containing sensor histidine kinase, whose translation MASDDLKHIYDISLFNISDLDVLLHEILKYTRELLQAEAGTIYIKDKNYLKFHVFQNDALSYENIYRFYHSTNEYKLSLDEKDKYLAVDSFLTKKIIMIDDVYDAPEYEFIGAKEFDKKFNYKTHSTISVPLIHPINQKVIGVVQLLNKKENDRYSIFTVKDKEVISTISAFISLSVSKAQDDVLKLQELNKKLEQSNEELERRIEEKIIENQNKSAIIFHQSKMASMGEMIGNIAHQWRQPLSTISTLASGVSINLEVGEPDIKRDITQLRQIVDTTKVLSKTIDDFRDFYNVDTMDENFNIADSIKKSIEIAETEITINDINVVMNLDSSLYIYGLKNEFTQCILNLLTNAKDTLITKVPMSEQRYIFIDLFEEENNQITLHIKDNGRGVDSSFKKSIFEEHYSSNKKKEASGVGLYLTKLIIEKHMKGSLCVKNKEFVYRDKHYFGAFFTINLPG comes from the coding sequence ATGGCTAGTGATGATTTAAAACATATATATGATATAAGTTTGTTTAATATAAGTGATCTAGATGTATTGTTGCACGAAATACTTAAGTATACTAGAGAATTACTCCAAGCTGAAGCTGGAACAATTTATATAAAAGATAAAAACTATCTTAAGTTTCATGTTTTCCAAAATGATGCCTTGTCTTATGAAAATATTTATAGATTCTATCACTCTACAAATGAATATAAACTCTCTTTAGATGAAAAAGACAAATACTTAGCTGTCGATTCATTTTTAACAAAAAAAATTATTATGATTGATGATGTTTACGATGCTCCTGAATATGAGTTTATTGGTGCAAAAGAGTTTGACAAAAAATTCAATTATAAAACTCATTCTACTATTTCAGTTCCCTTAATACACCCTATTAATCAAAAAGTTATTGGTGTGGTTCAACTATTAAATAAAAAAGAAAATGATAGATATTCTATTTTTACTGTTAAAGATAAAGAAGTGATTTCAACTATTAGTGCTTTTATTTCCTTGTCAGTTTCCAAAGCACAAGATGACGTATTAAAACTTCAAGAACTAAATAAAAAACTAGAGCAATCAAATGAAGAACTAGAAAGAAGAATTGAAGAAAAAATCATTGAAAATCAAAATAAATCTGCAATTATTTTTCATCAATCAAAAATGGCTTCAATGGGTGAGATGATTGGTAATATTGCACATCAATGGAGACAACCACTTTCTACTATTTCAACACTGGCAAGTGGAGTTTCAATTAATTTAGAAGTTGGTGAACCTGATATTAAAAGGGATATTACTCAACTAAGACAAATTGTTGATACAACAAAAGTATTATCCAAAACTATAGACGATTTTAGAGACTTTTATAACGTAGATACAATGGATGAAAATTTTAACATAGCAGATTCGATTAAAAAAAGTATTGAAATAGCAGAAACTGAAATAACAATTAATGATATCAATGTTGTAATGAATTTAGATAGTAGTTTATATATTTATGGTTTAAAGAATGAATTTACACAATGTATTTTAAACTTGTTAACAAATGCTAAAGATACTTTAATAACAAAAGTTCCAATGTCAGAGCAAAGATATATATTTATAGATTTATTTGAAGAAGAGAATAATCAAATCACTTTACATATAAAAGATAATGGAAGAGGTGTAGATTCTTCTTTCAAAAAGAGTATTTTTGAAGAGCATTATTCTTCAAATAAAAAGAAAGAAGCTTCTGGAGTTGGATTATATTTAACAAAACTCATTATTGAAAAACATATGAAAGGTTCTTTATGTGTAAAAAATAAAGAGTTTGTTTATAGAGATAAACATTATTTTGGAGCATTTTTTACAATAAACTTACCAGGCTAA
- the fmt gene encoding methionyl-tRNA formyltransferase — protein MSKKILFMGTPDYATRIFEELLNSPYEIVGLFTQPDKPVGRKQVLTAPHIKQFCLDKDLDFPIFQPEKLRGNEEAASDIKKLNPDFIIVAAYGQILPKEILDIAPCINLHASLLPKYRGASPIQESLLNDDYFTGVTSMFMEEGLDSGDILAWQYLKITPTMEVAQAFDSLSDIAAKLTITTLDNFENINPKKQNESEVSFCKKIKKDDGLVDFKSAKSLFLKYKAYSYWPGVFLSSGLKLKDIELIENTSNNKEGTILEIDDNFILIGCKKGSIKIKTLQAPSKKVLDSSIYIRGQRLEKGDTLK, from the coding sequence ATGAGTAAAAAAATACTTTTTATGGGAACTCCTGATTATGCGACAAGAATTTTTGAAGAATTATTAAATAGCCCTTATGAAATAGTAGGTCTTTTTACTCAACCTGATAAACCAGTTGGACGAAAACAAGTTCTAACTGCACCTCATATTAAACAATTTTGTCTTGATAAAGATTTAGATTTTCCAATTTTTCAACCAGAGAAACTAAGAGGAAATGAGGAAGCTGCATCTGATATTAAAAAATTAAATCCTGATTTTATAATTGTTGCAGCTTATGGTCAAATATTACCAAAAGAAATTTTAGATATTGCACCTTGTATTAATCTTCATGCATCTCTTCTTCCAAAATATAGAGGTGCCTCTCCAATTCAAGAATCACTTTTAAATGATGATTATTTTACAGGTGTTACATCTATGTTTATGGAAGAAGGTTTAGATTCAGGTGATATTTTAGCTTGGCAATATTTAAAAATCACTCCTACAATGGAAGTTGCACAAGCCTTTGATTCATTATCTGATATTGCTGCAAAATTAACTATTACAACTTTAGATAATTTTGAAAATATAAATCCTAAAAAACAAAATGAAAGTGAAGTAAGCTTTTGTAAAAAAATAAAAAAAGATGATGGTTTAGTTGATTTTAAATCCGCAAAAAGTTTATTTTTAAAATATAAAGCATATTCATATTGGCCAGGAGTGTTTCTCTCTTCTGGATTAAAACTTAAAGATATTGAATTGATTGAAAATACTTCAAATAATAAAGAAGGAACTATTTTAGAAATTGATGATAATTTTATTTTAATTGGATGTAAAAAGGGAAGTATAAAAATAAAAACACTACAAGCCCCATCAAAGAAAGTATTAGATTCATCTATTTATATAAGAGGGCAAAGATTAGAAAAAGGTGATACTTTAAAATAA
- the proB gene encoding glutamate 5-kinase, whose amino-acid sequence MKRLVIKVGSAVLREGTDLAINRLNNLVDFIAKLKQEKNLQVILVSSGAVAAGNTKLNLDRTNISNRQALAAIGQPLLMKYYKKRFAEYNMTCAQILLVAEDFDSRKRSQNAKEVMEILLQNDVVPIINENDVIANDELLFGDNDQMAAHAAFFFDADMLAILSDIDGFYNSNPHENPDAKMLKFVNEIDEEELQMKHTPNSEFATGGIVTKLKAASFLMKRNKPMYLTSGFDLKNAYDFLLYDNHKSGTIFQSNK is encoded by the coding sequence GTGAAACGTTTGGTTATAAAAGTTGGTAGTGCAGTACTTAGAGAAGGTACTGATTTAGCTATTAATAGACTAAATAATCTAGTTGATTTTATAGCTAAGCTTAAACAGGAAAAAAACCTTCAAGTAATTTTAGTATCTTCAGGAGCAGTTGCTGCTGGAAATACAAAATTAAACTTAGATAGAACAAACATTTCAAATAGGCAAGCTCTTGCTGCAATTGGGCAACCATTATTAATGAAGTATTATAAAAAAAGATTTGCAGAATATAATATGACTTGTGCTCAAATACTTTTAGTTGCAGAAGATTTTGACTCAAGAAAACGTTCGCAAAATGCAAAAGAAGTTATGGAAATATTACTTCAAAATGATGTAGTTCCAATAATAAATGAAAATGATGTAATTGCAAATGATGAGCTATTATTTGGTGATAATGACCAAATGGCAGCACATGCAGCTTTCTTTTTTGATGCAGATATGTTAGCAATATTAAGTGATATTGATGGTTTTTATAATTCAAATCCTCATGAGAACCCTGATGCAAAAATGTTAAAATTTGTAAATGAAATTGATGAAGAAGAACTTCAAATGAAACATACTCCTAATTCAGAATTTGCAACAGGTGGAATTGTTACAAAATTAAAAGCAGCAAGTTTTTTAATGAAACGAAATAAACCAATGTACTTAACATCTGGTTTTGATTTAAAAAATGCATATGATTTCTTACTTTATGATAATCATAAAAGTGGAACAATCTTTCAATCAAATAAATAA
- the obgE gene encoding GTPase ObgE — protein sequence MFIDSARFVVYSGKGGQGCSSFRREKFVVKGGPDGGDGGKGGDVYFLVDSNTDTLSNYKGRKVFKADNGKQGMASRMTGKSADELVLIVPPGTQVIDDDSGEILLDLVTEGQKVKILEGGKGGLGNVHFKNSRNQRPTYFQPGLPGLSKNIRLELKLIADVGLVGYPNVGKSTLISTTSNANPEIANYEFTTLTPKLGVVEVGDYNSFVMADIPGIIDGAADGRGLGLEFLKHIERTKTLLFMVDVANYRTMIDQYNVLKEEVSKFSGELAGRNYAIALSKIDGYYGEDLEADIKQFITDIGLECSSSNEFGFEKEYPYYVQDLTYSRFDNSKPFFVLPISSVTRKNTKSITFALYNLLEQK from the coding sequence ATGTTTATAGATAGTGCTAGATTTGTAGTTTATTCTGGAAAAGGTGGACAAGGTTGTTCATCTTTTAGAAGAGAAAAATTTGTTGTTAAAGGTGGTCCTGATGGTGGAGATGGTGGAAAAGGTGGAGATGTTTACTTTTTAGTAGATTCTAATACTGATACATTATCTAACTATAAAGGTAGAAAAGTTTTCAAAGCTGATAATGGAAAGCAAGGAATGGCATCAAGAATGACTGGAAAGTCTGCGGATGAGCTTGTATTAATTGTACCTCCAGGAACTCAAGTTATTGATGATGATTCAGGTGAAATTTTACTTGATTTAGTAACAGAAGGCCAAAAAGTAAAAATTCTTGAAGGTGGAAAAGGTGGACTTGGAAATGTTCACTTTAAAAATTCAAGAAACCAAAGACCAACATATTTTCAACCAGGTCTTCCAGGTCTTAGTAAAAATATTAGATTAGAGTTAAAATTAATTGCAGATGTTGGACTTGTTGGATATCCAAATGTTGGAAAATCAACATTAATTTCAACTACATCAAATGCAAACCCAGAAATTGCAAATTATGAATTCACAACTTTAACACCAAAATTAGGTGTTGTTGAAGTTGGAGATTATAACTCTTTTGTTATGGCTGATATTCCAGGAATTATTGATGGAGCGGCAGATGGTAGAGGTTTAGGACTAGAGTTCTTAAAACATATTGAAAGAACAAAAACTTTACTATTTATGGTTGATGTTGCTAATTATAGAACTATGATTGATCAATATAATGTTTTAAAAGAAGAAGTTTCAAAATTCTCTGGTGAGTTAGCTGGAAGAAATTATGCAATTGCATTGAGTAAAATTGATGGATATTATGGTGAAGATTTAGAAGCTGATATTAAACAATTTATTACTGATATTGGATTAGAATGTTCATCTTCTAACGAATTTGGATTTGAAAAAGAGTATCCATATTATGTTCAAGATTTAACTTATTCAAGATTTGATAATTCTAAACCATTTTTTGTATTACCAATTTCTTCTGTTACTAGAAAAAATACAAAATCTATTACTTTTGCACTTTACAATTTATTGGAGCAAAAATAG
- the rpmA gene encoding 50S ribosomal protein L27, whose amino-acid sequence MAHKKGQGSTQNNRDSAGKRLGVKKYGGEVVRSGNIIIRQRGTKIHVGQNVGIGKDHTIYALIDGVVKFEVKDKKRKKVSVYAS is encoded by the coding sequence ATGGCACATAAGAAAGGTCAAGGTAGTACACAGAATAATAGAGATTCAGCTGGTAAAAGACTTGGTGTAAAGAAATATGGTGGTGAAGTAGTTAGATCTGGTAATATTATTATCAGACAAAGAGGTACTAAGATCCATGTTGGACAAAATGTTGGTATCGGAAAAGATCACACAATTTATGCTTTAATTGACGGTGTTGTTAAATTTGAAGTTAAAGATAAAAAAAGAAAAAAAGTTTCAGTTTACGCTTCGTAA
- the rplU gene encoding 50S ribosomal protein L21: MYAIIKCGGKQYKVSEGDILDIDYTGKAAKETLEITDVLAVNNGELVTGDAVSKATVQAEVVLDGTGVNRDKKVIIYKKRRRKDSKLKRGFRKSFTKIRITKIAA; the protein is encoded by the coding sequence ATGTACGCAATTATCAAATGTGGTGGAAAACAGTATAAAGTTTCTGAGGGTGATATCTTAGACATTGATTATACTGGTAAAGCTGCAAAAGAAACATTAGAGATTACTGATGTATTAGCTGTAAATAATGGTGAATTAGTTACAGGTGATGCTGTATCAAAAGCAACTGTTCAAGCAGAAGTAGTATTAGATGGTACAGGTGTAAATAGAGACAAAAAAGTTATCATTTACAAAAAAAGAAGAAGAAAAGATTCTAAGTTAAAAAGAGGTTTTAGAAAAAGCTTCACTAAAATTAGAATTACTAAAATCGCTGCATAA
- a CDS encoding Rid family detoxifying hydrolase, translating to MKLIQSDNLPAAIGPYSPAVKINGLVYTSAQVPITLDGTMVERDIKVQTRQVLSNLRTLLEDAESGMEQVIKVSVYLENIEDFGVVNVLFAEAFGEHKPARSTISTNGLPIGAMIMVDCIATASDYR from the coding sequence ATGAAATTAATACAAAGTGATAATTTACCAGCAGCAATTGGTCCATATTCGCCTGCTGTGAAAATAAATGGTTTAGTTTATACATCTGCACAGGTTCCTATTACTCTTGATGGTACTATGGTTGAAAGAGATATTAAAGTTCAAACAAGACAAGTATTATCAAACTTAAGAACATTATTAGAAGATGCTGAAAGTGGAATGGAACAAGTTATTAAAGTATCTGTATACTTAGAAAATATTGAAGACTTCGGTGTTGTAAATGTTTTATTTGCAGAAGCATTTGGTGAACACAAGCCTGCTAGAAGCACTATATCAACTAATGGATTGCCAATTGGTGCAATGATTATGGTTGATTGTATTGCAACTGCATCAGATTATAGATAA
- the dnaG gene encoding DNA primase yields MIKKESIENLKNNLDIVDVISQFLEVKKSGANFKACCPFHGESTPSFVVSPAKQIYHCFGCLAPTEEIRTKDGIKEIQDIQIGDYVFASNGKETKVIETLSHKPQYGMLKFKTDLFDEWSYFTQNHDMVVLTQDDVKKNLPYIRVEKNRPLKFYGNIKRRKHKKEINIKTQVLFAKEVKKGDYFLYPIDREVITNKTFDFSEFWEKNKLGPSVDIIKKVKITKDLMWLFGMYIAEGSTYRGGIKFSLHSKEINYAEKIIETLKKSFKKEASLFYPKNRKNSLEVTCSSTNLEYIFKKLFASGAQNKEYPYYFNYLKKSFKSSLFEGLMDGDGCYSRRTYKTISKKLSYLLFDLAISLELIPSIYKEKKYKDKKNVNHKKSYTILFHKRESLKAFFENINDVKYLFMRVKSIKESEDEELVYDITVEDKSHTFLTKNFIVGNCGVGGDSIKFMMEYEKLSYPEAIEKLASMNNVTLEYDNVNTKKQDIRILEDVNKFYQRLYVNNNTTKEYIASRGISEFSVEKFEIGYAPSSGDTINFLKSNHYNLSDAIDLGVIDTGTNGLYSRFIERITFPIYGINGKMVGFGGRTITGHNAKYVNSPQTKVFNKSRLLYGYHLAKEHIYKKNQLIVCEGYLDVIMLHQAGFNTAVATLGTALTKDHLPLIRRGEPKIILAYDGDKAGLAAAFKASVMLSQSEFEGGVVIFGEGIDPADMVKDGKTEELNKIFASPMSFIPYAIDYIISKYEINNPAQKQKALIEANDYLKSLGVIYQDEYKRYIAQKLNIRENLVKVSADIQKRPEESNLSKIDIAELCIIKSILEKPSRLDSVLDIVDSSMFEAHKYEFELLLNDITNISLNSITLNEKLENYDDERLNKELLTLLYKFYTNKLTSTKFNDKLSLKEKSLNLRKIQDALRQLKSGKLVSYNL; encoded by the coding sequence ATGATTAAAAAAGAGTCGATTGAAAATTTAAAAAACAACCTTGATATTGTTGATGTAATTTCACAGTTTTTAGAAGTTAAAAAATCAGGTGCTAACTTTAAAGCTTGTTGTCCTTTTCATGGAGAATCAACTCCTTCTTTTGTAGTAAGTCCTGCAAAACAAATATATCATTGTTTTGGGTGTTTAGCTCCAACTGAAGAAATTAGAACAAAAGATGGTATAAAAGAAATTCAAGATATTCAAATTGGAGATTATGTATTTGCTTCTAATGGAAAAGAAACAAAAGTAATTGAAACCTTATCTCATAAACCTCAATATGGAATGTTGAAATTTAAAACTGATTTGTTTGATGAATGGTCATATTTTACTCAAAATCATGATATGGTCGTTTTAACTCAAGATGATGTAAAAAAGAATTTGCCTTATATTCGAGTTGAAAAAAATAGACCTCTTAAATTTTATGGAAATATAAAAAGAAGAAAACATAAAAAAGAAATTAATATCAAGACTCAAGTCTTATTTGCAAAAGAAGTTAAAAAAGGAGATTATTTCTTATATCCAATTGATAGGGAAGTAATTACAAACAAAACTTTTGATTTCTCTGAATTTTGGGAAAAGAATAAATTGGGTCCTTCTGTAGATATTATAAAAAAAGTAAAAATCACAAAGGATTTAATGTGGTTATTTGGTATGTACATAGCAGAAGGAAGTACATATCGAGGGGGAATTAAATTTTCATTACATTCTAAAGAAATTAATTATGCTGAGAAAATAATTGAAACATTAAAGAAATCTTTTAAAAAAGAAGCCTCTTTATTTTATCCAAAAAATAGAAAAAATTCTTTAGAAGTTACTTGCTCAAGTACTAATTTAGAATATATTTTTAAAAAGCTTTTTGCAAGTGGTGCTCAAAATAAAGAGTATCCATATTATTTTAACTACTTAAAAAAATCATTTAAGAGTTCACTTTTTGAAGGATTGATGGATGGAGATGGTTGTTATTCTAGAAGAACTTATAAAACAATAAGTAAAAAATTATCTTATCTTTTATTTGATTTAGCAATAAGTTTAGAACTTATTCCTTCTATTTATAAAGAAAAAAAATACAAAGATAAAAAAAATGTTAATCATAAGAAATCTTATACAATTCTTTTTCATAAAAGAGAGTCCTTAAAAGCTTTTTTTGAGAATATTAATGATGTTAAGTATCTTTTTATGAGAGTAAAAAGTATTAAAGAATCAGAAGATGAAGAATTGGTATATGATATTACTGTAGAAGATAAAAGTCATACTTTTTTAACAAAAAATTTCATTGTAGGTAATTGTGGAGTTGGTGGTGATTCTATAAAATTTATGATGGAATATGAAAAACTTTCATATCCAGAAGCTATTGAAAAACTAGCATCTATGAATAATGTTACTTTAGAATACGATAATGTAAATACTAAAAAACAAGATATAAGAATATTAGAAGATGTTAATAAATTTTATCAAAGACTTTATGTAAATAATAATACTACAAAAGAGTATATTGCAAGTAGGGGAATTTCAGAATTTTCAGTTGAAAAATTTGAAATTGGTTATGCACCAAGTTCAGGTGATACAATTAATTTTCTAAAATCAAATCACTATAACTTAAGTGATGCAATAGATTTAGGTGTAATTGATACAGGAACTAATGGTTTATACTCGAGGTTTATTGAAAGAATTACTTTTCCAATTTATGGAATAAATGGGAAAATGGTTGGTTTTGGTGGACGAACAATTACAGGACATAATGCAAAATATGTAAACTCACCGCAAACAAAAGTATTTAATAAATCAAGACTACTATATGGATATCATTTAGCAAAAGAGCATATTTATAAAAAAAATCAATTAATTGTTTGTGAGGGTTATTTAGATGTAATAATGCTACATCAAGCAGGATTTAATACAGCAGTTGCAACATTAGGAACTGCACTTACAAAAGATCACTTGCCACTTATAAGAAGAGGTGAACCTAAGATTATTTTAGCCTATGATGGAGATAAAGCAGGTCTTGCTGCTGCTTTTAAAGCTTCTGTTATGTTATCTCAGAGTGAATTTGAAGGTGGAGTTGTTATTTTTGGTGAAGGCATTGATCCTGCTGATATGGTAAAAGATGGAAAAACTGAAGAGCTAAATAAGATATTCGCAAGTCCAATGTCTTTTATTCCTTATGCAATTGATTATATTATTTCAAAATATGAAATAAATAACCCAGCCCAAAAACAAAAAGCATTAATTGAAGCAAATGATTATTTAAAATCTTTAGGAGTAATTTATCAAGATGAATATAAAAGATATATTGCTCAAAAATTAAATATACGTGAAAACTTAGTAAAAGTAAGTGCTGATATACAAAAAAGACCAGAAGAATCTAATTTATCAAAAATAGATATAGCTGAACTATGTATAATCAAATCAATTTTAGAAAAGCCTTCAAGATTAGATTCAGTTTTAGACATAGTTGACTCATCTATGTTTGAAGCACACAAATATGAATTTGAACTATTATTAAATGATATTACAAATATTTCATTAAATTCAATTACTTTAAATGAGAAACTAGAAAATTATGATGATGAGAGATTAAATAAAGAGTTATTAACTTTACTTTATAAATTTTATACAAATAAATTAACATCAACAAAATTTAATGACAAGCTGTCTTTAAAAGAGAAAAGTTTAAATCTTAGAAAAATACAAGATGCCTTAAGACAGTTAAAAAGCGGAAAACTAGTTAGCTATAATTTATAA
- a CDS encoding tetratricopeptide repeat protein, which yields MDNIVLEYRDPLFSIIILVALVFVISFIAYSYGIYRERLARKDYRKLSRRFELGKLKEDDYVHLYKTYNLPFDSILLLASSFLHKGDYNKAINVYLTLLEHVSDRVKKEELLELLGTTYFKGGFLQRSKDVFMRILKFSPRNKQALTYLLIIHEKLKDFKKAKEITTCLEELNKNVSKDQTYLDALIILNDPIYSYEKRTQLLNEIYKKDKSIQRLFVQFLLQFNKDFFWENVEKFDAKSFIDLMWYLNFDDIHFEKVASNEFLLELYNAKGYLDNLKHSEDFVFNILILLHKYSKEVNATLDFEFICSSCKHSHPIYDNRCPHCHSILTFNVSHTLSKSLDQATQSLQ from the coding sequence GTGGATAATATAGTTTTAGAGTATAGAGACCCGTTGTTTAGTATTATAATACTTGTAGCACTTGTATTTGTGATATCTTTTATCGCTTATTCTTATGGAATATATAGAGAAAGACTTGCACGAAAAGATTATAGAAAATTATCACGTAGGTTTGAACTTGGGAAACTAAAAGAAGACGACTATGTTCATTTATATAAAACATATAATCTACCTTTTGATTCAATACTTTTATTAGCCTCATCTTTTTTACATAAAGGTGATTATAATAAAGCAATAAATGTATACTTAACACTACTTGAACATGTAAGTGATAGAGTAAAAAAAGAAGAGTTATTAGAACTTTTAGGAACTACTTATTTTAAAGGTGGTTTTTTACAAAGATCAAAAGATGTATTTATGAGAATACTTAAATTCTCACCTAGAAACAAACAAGCTTTAACATATTTATTGATAATTCATGAAAAACTTAAAGACTTTAAAAAAGCTAAAGAAATAACAACTTGTCTAGAAGAATTAAATAAAAACGTTAGCAAAGATCAAACTTATCTAGATGCACTTATTATATTAAACGATCCAATTTATTCTTATGAGAAAAGAACCCAACTTCTAAATGAGATTTATAAAAAAGATAAAAGTATTCAAAGATTGTTTGTACAGTTTTTATTACAATTTAATAAAGACTTTTTTTGGGAAAATGTAGAAAAATTCGATGCCAAATCGTTTATTGATTTAATGTGGTATTTAAATTTTGACGATATTCATTTTGAGAAAGTTGCTTCAAATGAATTTTTGCTTGAATTATATAATGCAAAAGGCTACTTAGATAATTTAAAACATAGTGAAGACTTTGTTTTTAATATTTTAATATTACTTCATAAATATTCAAAAGAGGTAAATGCAACTTTAGATTTTGAATTTATTTGTTCATCTTGTAAACATTCACATCCAATTTATGACAATAGATGTCCACATTGTCATAGTATATTAACATTTAATGTTAGTCATACACTAAGTAAATCTTTAGACCAAGCTACACAATCTTTACAATAA
- the rnc gene encoding ribonuclease III, whose translation MSDYSKLEKCLDYQFKDKNLIIEALTHKSFKKPYNNERLEFLGDAVLNLIVGEFLFLKFPKSNEGELSKIRASLVNETGFTRLANDIKLGDFIFISSAEERNKGRTKASILSDAFEAIMGAIYLESGLEALKPIILKLLDESYDKINLDVLFSDYKTALQEITQARFGSIPEYKIEASFGPDHKKEFEVSIWIDDKTYGKAKGKSKKLAQQAVAKIAIDILKGSE comes from the coding sequence ATGAGTGATTATTCAAAGTTAGAAAAGTGTTTGGATTATCAGTTTAAAGATAAAAACCTGATAATCGAAGCACTTACACATAAAAGTTTTAAAAAACCATATAATAATGAAAGATTAGAATTTTTAGGAGATGCAGTTTTAAACCTAATAGTAGGAGAATTTTTATTTTTAAAATTTCCAAAATCTAATGAAGGTGAACTATCAAAGATAAGAGCATCATTAGTAAATGAAACTGGCTTTACTAGATTAGCAAATGATATTAAATTAGGTGATTTTATTTTTATATCAAGTGCAGAAGAGAGAAACAAAGGAAGAACAAAAGCTTCTATTCTTTCAGATGCTTTTGAAGCAATAATGGGTGCTATTTATTTAGAATCAGGATTAGAGGCTTTAAAGCCAATTATTCTAAAACTTCTAGATGAATCATATGACAAAATTAATCTAGATGTTTTATTCTCTGATTATAAAACTGCTCTTCAAGAAATTACACAAGCTAGATTTGGTTCAATTCCTGAGTATAAAATTGAAGCTTCATTTGGTCCTGACCATAAAAAAGAGTTTGAAGTATCAATTTGGATTGATGATAAAACTTATGGAAAAGCAAAAGGTAAAAGTAAAAAATTAGCTCAACAAGCAGTTGCAAAAATTGCAATTGATATTTTAAAAGGTAGCGAATAA